The Parabacteroides sp. AD58 genome includes a window with the following:
- a CDS encoding Crp/Fnr family transcriptional regulator, translating to MEDSLSVARELSRQTIPISKEALDKLASILVRTEIKKGQNFLNEGDICKQIGYVQKGLVRQYYYKNKKDFTEHFSCEGDVFICIESFLRQVPSRLIVEALENTVIYGLPHDEVLALGAECYEIEVLYRGLLENSLILSQVKMDMFRMETANERYNRLLREQPEIIKRAPLSHIASYLLMTPETLSRVRASII from the coding sequence ATGGAAGATTCGTTAAGTGTAGCTCGGGAATTGTCACGGCAAACAATTCCTATCAGTAAGGAGGCTTTGGACAAGCTGGCTTCCATTTTGGTTCGGACTGAAATAAAAAAAGGACAGAATTTTTTGAATGAAGGTGATATTTGCAAGCAAATAGGCTATGTTCAGAAAGGTCTGGTCAGACAATATTATTATAAGAACAAAAAAGATTTTACAGAACATTTCTCTTGTGAAGGAGATGTTTTTATTTGTATTGAAAGTTTTTTACGCCAAGTACCGAGCCGGCTGATAGTAGAAGCATTAGAGAATACGGTTATCTATGGTCTTCCTCATGATGAAGTATTGGCGTTGGGCGCTGAATGTTATGAAATAGAAGTGTTATACCGTGGGTTGTTAGAGAATTCATTGATCTTGTCTCAAGTAAAAATGGATATGTTTCGAATGGAAACAGCCAATGAGCGTTATAATCGTCTGTTGCGAGAACAACCTGAAATTATAAAGCGAGCTCCCTTGTCGCATATTGCTTCTTATTTATTGATGACGCCTGAAACATTAAGCCGGGTACGGGCAAGTATTATTTGA
- a CDS encoding (Fe-S)-binding protein, whose protein sequence is MKVGLFIPCYINAVYPEVGVAAFKLLKQVGVDVDYPLDQTCCGQPMANAGFENEATKLAVRMEDLFQSYDYVVGPSASCVAFVKENHPHILKKAGHVCTNSEKIYDICEFLHDVIKPKSLPAVFPHKVSLHNSCHGVRELHLSSPSEMNIPYYSKLRNLLSLVKGIEVFEPKRVDECCGFGGMFSVEEPEVSVCMGHDKVMDHMSTGAEYITGADSSCLMHMQGVIKREHLPIQTIHIVQILAAGL, encoded by the coding sequence ATGAAAGTTGGATTATTTATTCCGTGTTATATCAATGCAGTATATCCGGAAGTTGGAGTGGCAGCCTTCAAGTTGTTGAAGCAAGTCGGGGTTGATGTAGATTATCCACTTGATCAGACTTGTTGTGGCCAGCCAATGGCTAATGCCGGATTTGAGAATGAAGCAACTAAGTTGGCTGTTCGTATGGAAGATCTTTTCCAGTCGTATGATTATGTGGTAGGACCGTCAGCCAGTTGCGTCGCTTTTGTGAAAGAAAATCATCCGCATATATTAAAGAAGGCGGGACATGTTTGTACAAATAGCGAGAAGATCTATGATATTTGTGAGTTTTTACATGATGTGATCAAGCCGAAGAGTCTGCCTGCTGTTTTCCCACATAAAGTAAGTTTGCATAATAGCTGCCATGGAGTAAGGGAATTACATCTTTCTTCACCCAGTGAAATGAATATTCCTTATTACTCAAAGCTGCGCAATTTACTTTCTTTGGTAAAAGGCATTGAAGTTTTTGAACCTAAACGGGTAGACGAATGCTGTGGTTTTGGTGGTATGTTTTCGGTTGAGGAACCGGAAGTCTCTGTTTGTATGGGACATGATAAAGTAATGGACCATATGAGCACGGGTGCCGAATATATTACGGGTGCTGACAGTTCTTGCCTGATGCACATGCAAGGTGTTATCAAGCGCGAGCATCTTCCTATACAAACTATTCATATTGTTCAGATTTTAGCAGCCGGATTATGA
- a CDS encoding lactate utilization protein B has product MSTKHSIAAARFIENRPQEKWHDETLWMVRAKRDKQSKSLPEWERLRDLASAIKMYSNSHLETLLQEFEKNAVANGAIVHWAKDAEEHNQIVYDILKEHQAKNLVKSKSMLTEECEMNPFLFSKGIDVVESDLGERILQLMNLKPSHIVLPAIHIKRQQVGEMMEEKLGTEKGNFDPTYLTHAARKHLREKFLHADVSMTGANFAVASTGEIVVCTNEGNADMGTSFAKVHIATFGMEKIVPNREALGVFTRLLARSGTGQPITSYTSHYRKPPEGCEFHIIIVDNGRSEILAKPDHVKTLNCIRCGECMNTCPVYRRSGGYSYTYFIPGPIGINLGMLRDPEKYADNVSACSLCLSCSNVCPAKVDLGEQIYKWRQDLERLGRANKQKKLMSEGMQYLMERPALFDTALKFAPVVNHLPRFMVYNAVNAWGKGRELPAFAKESFNELWKKNKVK; this is encoded by the coding sequence ATGAGTACGAAACATTCAATAGCTGCGGCCCGGTTCATAGAGAATCGCCCGCAAGAAAAGTGGCACGATGAGACGTTATGGATGGTTCGTGCAAAACGTGATAAACAAAGTAAATCATTACCCGAATGGGAACGATTACGCGATTTGGCCAGTGCCATCAAGATGTATTCGAACAGTCACTTGGAAACTTTGTTGCAAGAGTTTGAAAAGAATGCTGTAGCCAACGGAGCGATCGTTCATTGGGCGAAAGATGCAGAAGAGCATAACCAGATTGTGTATGATATATTAAAAGAACATCAGGCAAAGAATCTGGTGAAGAGCAAATCGATGTTGACGGAAGAATGCGAAATGAATCCGTTCCTGTTTTCTAAAGGCATTGATGTTGTGGAAAGTGATTTGGGAGAACGAATTCTTCAGCTGATGAATTTAAAGCCGAGTCATATTGTTCTTCCGGCTATTCATATCAAACGCCAGCAGGTGGGTGAAATGATGGAAGAAAAATTGGGTACAGAAAAAGGTAATTTTGATCCGACTTATCTGACCCATGCTGCCCGGAAGCATTTACGCGAAAAGTTCTTGCACGCGGATGTGTCGATGACGGGTGCTAATTTTGCTGTGGCTTCAACGGGTGAAATCGTGGTTTGTACCAATGAAGGTAATGCCGATATGGGCACATCGTTTGCTAAGGTGCATATCGCTACTTTTGGTATGGAAAAGATTGTTCCGAATCGGGAAGCATTAGGCGTGTTTACTCGTCTGTTGGCCCGTTCGGGTACGGGACAACCCATCACTTCTTATACTTCTCATTACAGAAAGCCGCCTGAGGGTTGTGAGTTCCATATCATCATTGTAGATAATGGACGAAGTGAGATTCTGGCCAAGCCTGATCATGTGAAGACGTTGAACTGTATCCGTTGCGGAGAATGTATGAATACATGTCCGGTATATCGTCGGAGTGGAGGCTATTCTTATACTTATTTCATTCCGGGTCCAATTGGAATCAATTTAGGTATGTTACGTGATCCGGAGAAATATGCCGATAATGTTTCTGCTTGTTCTTTGTGCTTATCTTGTTCGAATGTATGTCCGGCTAAAGTGGATTTAGGTGAACAGATTTATAAATGGAGACAAGATTTGGAACGGTTGGGACGAGCCAATAAGCAGAAAAAGTTGATGTCGGAAGGTATGCAATATCTGATGGAACGTCCGGCCTTGTTCGATACAGCCCTGAAGTTTGCTCCAGTTGTGAATCATTTACCACGTTTCATGGTGTATAATGCCGTTAATGCGTGGGGAAAAGGTCGGGAACTTCCTGCGTTTGCGAAAGAATCGTTTAATGAATTGTGGAAAAAGAACAAAGTAAAATGA
- a CDS encoding LutC/YkgG family protein, with protein MSSKEDILKRIHANTRQQYDMPDLSLNAIVYEDKLNTFIDVLKAAGGEAYVMQPEDDLNAVIQKFYPDAQRIGSNLKDITCATFNPDELEDPRELNGTDVSIVKGEFGVAENAAVWLPCQYRYKAVYFISNALVIILNREELVNNMNEAYRRIEKAEYSYGVFMSGPSKTADIEQALVFGAHGPIRVTVILL; from the coding sequence ATGAGCAGTAAAGAAGATATATTAAAACGGATTCATGCAAATACCCGGCAACAGTATGATATGCCGGATCTATCATTGAATGCAATCGTTTACGAAGATAAGCTAAATACTTTTATTGATGTGCTGAAAGCTGCGGGAGGGGAAGCCTATGTCATGCAGCCAGAAGATGATCTGAATGCTGTCATTCAGAAATTTTATCCAGATGCTCAGCGTATAGGTTCAAATCTGAAAGATATTACTTGTGCTACATTTAATCCGGATGAACTGGAAGATCCTCGTGAATTAAATGGAACAGATGTTTCTATTGTGAAAGGAGAATTTGGCGTCGCTGAGAATGCTGCTGTCTGGTTGCCTTGTCAATATCGCTATAAGGCTGTTTATTTTATTTCCAACGCTTTGGTGATCATATTGAATCGGGAAGAACTGGTTAATAATATGAATGAAGCTTACCGTCGAATTGAAAAGGCTGAATATTCTTATGGTGTGTTTATGTCCGGTCCATCGAAGACGGCTGATATCGAACAGGCTTTGGTCTTTGGAGCCCACGGACCAATTCGTGTAACGGTTATCCTATTATAA
- the speA gene encoding biosynthetic arginine decarboxylase: protein MRKWKIEDSAELYNINGWGLNYFSINEKGHVAVQPKAGGPIIDLENLMEELQIQDVAAPVLLRFPDILNNRIEKISSCFDKAAKEYGFTAKNYIIYPIKVNQMRPVVEEIVSHGNKFNIGLEAGSKPELHAVLSIDIDSDAMIICNGYKDESYIELALLAQKMGRRIFLVVEKMMELKTIATLAKRMNVMPNIGIRIKLASSGSGKWEESGGDVSKFGLNSSELLEALELLEQNGLKDCLKLIHFHIGSQVTNIRRIKTALREATQFYVQLKQMGFNIQFVDIGGGLGVDYDGTRSALSGNSMNYSIQEYVNDAVSALADVCKKFGLEQPNIITESGRSLTAHHSVLIIEALASTSLPACDENEELQPDAHELVRELYNLWDTLNQPRLIETWHDTLQCREEALELFNLGLIDLKTRAHVERLFWSIARDVFEMAESVKHAPDELKKISKLLPDKYFCNFSLFQSLPDSWAIDQIFPVMPISRLEEQPTKSATLQDITCDSDGKIDNFISTRNFSYYLPVHKLREGEHYYLGVFLVGAYQEILGDLHNLFGDTNAVHIKVKGDKYVIDRVIEGETVADVLEYVQFNPKRMARAIEVWVASSVKKGTISAEEGREFLSNYRSGLYGYTYLE from the coding sequence ATGAGAAAATGGAAAATTGAAGATTCAGCCGAACTGTACAACATCAATGGTTGGGGACTGAATTATTTTTCGATTAATGAAAAAGGGCATGTCGCTGTACAACCCAAAGCTGGCGGACCAATCATCGATTTGGAAAATCTGATGGAAGAGCTGCAAATTCAAGATGTGGCGGCACCTGTTTTACTCCGTTTCCCGGATATTCTCAACAATCGTATTGAGAAAATATCCAGTTGTTTTGACAAAGCTGCAAAAGAGTACGGGTTTACAGCTAAAAATTACATCATTTATCCTATTAAGGTAAATCAAATGCGCCCCGTTGTTGAAGAGATTGTGAGTCATGGCAATAAATTCAATATCGGACTGGAGGCCGGATCTAAACCGGAACTGCATGCTGTTCTGTCTATCGATATAGACAGCGACGCTATGATTATATGCAATGGCTACAAAGATGAAAGCTATATAGAATTAGCTTTACTCGCTCAAAAGATGGGAAGACGTATCTTCCTGGTTGTAGAAAAAATGATGGAGCTGAAAACCATTGCCACATTGGCCAAGCGCATGAATGTGATGCCTAACATAGGTATCCGAATTAAACTGGCCAGCTCAGGCAGCGGAAAATGGGAAGAGTCTGGAGGTGATGTCAGTAAATTTGGATTGAATTCCAGCGAGCTTTTAGAAGCATTAGAATTGTTAGAGCAAAACGGACTGAAAGATTGCCTGAAATTAATCCACTTCCATATAGGTAGTCAGGTAACAAATATACGAAGAATAAAAACAGCTCTCCGTGAAGCTACTCAGTTTTATGTACAGCTGAAACAGATGGGATTCAATATCCAATTTGTTGATATCGGAGGTGGCCTTGGCGTTGACTACGATGGCACCCGTTCTGCCCTGAGTGGGAATAGCATGAATTATTCCATTCAAGAATATGTAAATGATGCAGTGTCTGCTTTGGCTGACGTTTGCAAGAAATTCGGATTGGAACAACCTAATATCATCACTGAATCCGGGCGATCATTAACAGCCCATCACTCCGTATTGATTATTGAAGCATTGGCCAGTACAAGTCTGCCTGCATGTGATGAAAATGAAGAGTTGCAGCCAGATGCCCATGAATTAGTACGCGAACTCTATAATTTATGGGATACACTCAACCAGCCACGACTGATAGAGACATGGCATGATACCCTTCAATGCCGGGAAGAAGCACTCGAGTTGTTCAATTTAGGCTTAATCGACTTAAAAACCCGTGCTCATGTTGAACGGTTATTCTGGTCTATTGCCCGAGATGTCTTTGAAATGGCAGAAAGTGTTAAACATGCTCCCGATGAACTGAAGAAAATATCGAAATTATTACCAGATAAATATTTCTGTAATTTTTCTTTGTTCCAATCTTTACCTGATTCCTGGGCGATCGATCAGATTTTTCCTGTAATGCCAATCAGCCGACTGGAAGAACAACCTACCAAGTCTGCTACATTACAAGATATAACCTGTGACTCGGACGGTAAAATAGACAACTTTATTTCAACCCGGAATTTCTCATATTACTTACCGGTCCATAAGTTAAGAGAAGGAGAACATTATTATTTAGGCGTTTTCCTTGTAGGTGCCTATCAAGAAATCCTGGGTGATTTACATAATTTATTTGGTGATACAAATGCTGTACATATTAAAGTCAAGGGAGATAAATATGTTATAGACCGTGTCATCGAAGGAGAGACAGTAGCTGATGTATTAGAATATGTTCAATTCAACCCGAAGCGTATGGCTCGGGCTATTGAAGTTTGGGTCGCATCTTCCGTCAAGAAAGGAACTATCTCTGCAGAAGAAGGTCGTGAATTCTTATCAAACTACCGTTCCGGTCTATATGGATATACTTATTTAGAATAG
- a CDS encoding IclR family transcriptional regulator, with translation METLLSNLEKTDENYKVPNLEKGIAVLEYLSYNSNGRTLQEIKQALDISQTTAYRILNTLVRLEYLCFDDKTKHYRITRKLLTLGFYSLKEHNLLEIVLPKLRELRDIVKETVCFGVLGNEKGIFIEQAQGLHAFHFVLTPGKPFELHCSAPGKAIMAYLPDTVRDRYLSNMSFQCFNANTITDREVYLRELDEVRKKGYALDNEEEMSGVVCIGAAILDYTGFPSGAIWISGPKDRLPESIREESALVIMKYAKMISSELGFSPRLID, from the coding sequence ATGGAAACACTTCTCTCAAATCTGGAAAAAACGGATGAAAATTACAAAGTACCTAATTTGGAAAAAGGAATAGCTGTTTTAGAGTATCTGTCATATAATTCGAATGGACGAACTTTACAAGAAATCAAGCAGGCTTTGGATATTTCTCAGACAACGGCTTATCGTATATTGAATACATTAGTTCGTCTTGAATATTTATGTTTTGATGATAAGACAAAACACTATCGGATAACTCGAAAATTGCTTACGTTAGGTTTTTATTCGTTGAAAGAGCACAATTTATTAGAGATAGTGCTGCCTAAACTGCGAGAACTGCGGGATATCGTAAAAGAAACGGTTTGTTTTGGTGTACTGGGAAATGAAAAAGGTATATTTATAGAGCAGGCCCAAGGACTACATGCTTTTCATTTTGTCTTAACTCCTGGAAAACCTTTTGAACTTCATTGTTCAGCTCCGGGAAAAGCTATTATGGCTTATTTGCCTGATACAGTAAGGGACAGATATTTGTCTAATATGTCATTTCAATGTTTTAATGCAAATACGATAACTGATCGTGAAGTGTATTTAAGAGAGTTGGATGAGGTCCGGAAAAAAGGTTATGCTTTAGACAATGAGGAAGAAATGAGTGGTGTGGTTTGTATAGGTGCGGCTATTCTAGATTATACTGGTTTCCCGAGTGGGGCGATTTGGATTTCAGGACCGAAAGATCGTTTGCCAGAATCCATTCGAGAAGAATCTGCTCTCGTTATTATGAAATATGCAAAGATGATATCTTCAGAATTGGGATTTAGTCCGAGACTGATAGATTAG
- a CDS encoding YncE family protein produces the protein MKMRKNIWRKLLLAGLACCCLSWVEAGTPPFFTTGIDIGQNGEMWLAEKGKNCVDVFSADGETLLYSYPVDEAPTGLLLHEDKVYITTFGSTGHLQVMQKETGKVEKIIPTGSGACSPLLGPDGKRIYVCNQFSNNVVEIDLANGKILRTVKVLREPRSAVFSKDGKYMFVANFLPAQRADIDYVAACVSVIDMSKFEKIKDIQLANGSNALRGLCVTPDGKYVYVSHNLGRFTVPTSQLQQGWMNTSAFSIIDADDLSYAGVVVVDEPDRGAAGIWSIACDEEKIYITHSGTHEISVIDHKAMRDKFEAYPDKSRLDYDLTFLYGIRTRIPLQGNGPRCMFAGENKVIIPTYFADVLNILDKETLELTSIPLNPDRTETDVQKGERYFNDAAKCFQNWQSCNGCHPGDARTDGMNWDLMNDGIGNSKNCKSLLFSHVTPPCMISGIRESAELAVRAGFRYIQFYEPEEDMSLCVDAYLKSLQPVPSPYLVNGKLSEKAEAGRKVFEKLKCGECHSGPYYTDMKYHVIGENVEFEKGWDTPTLREVWRTAPYLFNGSAATMEDVFRVYKHGIDKKVSDKEIEELSEYVNSL, from the coding sequence ATGAAAATGCGGAAAAATATATGGAGAAAATTATTGTTGGCAGGACTAGCTTGTTGTTGCTTATCCTGGGTTGAAGCTGGTACTCCTCCTTTCTTTACAACAGGGATAGATATTGGTCAGAATGGAGAGATGTGGTTAGCTGAAAAAGGAAAGAATTGCGTAGATGTTTTTTCAGCGGATGGAGAAACATTGTTGTATTCTTACCCGGTAGATGAAGCGCCCACGGGCCTTTTGTTGCATGAAGATAAAGTTTATATAACAACTTTTGGTTCGACGGGTCATTTACAGGTTATGCAAAAGGAAACTGGGAAAGTAGAAAAGATTATACCTACGGGATCAGGAGCTTGCTCTCCATTATTGGGACCAGACGGGAAACGTATCTATGTTTGCAATCAGTTTTCTAATAATGTTGTGGAAATAGATTTGGCTAATGGAAAAATACTACGTACGGTTAAAGTTCTTCGTGAGCCCAGATCGGCAGTATTTAGTAAAGATGGTAAATATATGTTTGTTGCCAATTTCCTGCCGGCACAACGAGCCGATATCGATTATGTAGCAGCTTGCGTGTCGGTGATCGACATGTCTAAGTTTGAAAAGATAAAAGATATACAGCTTGCAAATGGCAGTAATGCTTTGCGGGGTTTGTGTGTAACGCCTGATGGCAAGTATGTATATGTCTCTCATAATTTAGGTCGTTTTACGGTACCAACGTCTCAATTACAGCAAGGATGGATGAATACGAGTGCATTTAGTATCATTGATGCTGACGATTTGAGTTATGCCGGCGTTGTTGTTGTCGATGAACCGGATAGAGGAGCAGCTGGTATATGGAGCATTGCTTGTGATGAGGAAAAGATTTATATCACGCACAGTGGTACCCATGAAATAAGTGTAATTGATCATAAAGCTATGCGAGATAAGTTTGAAGCTTATCCTGATAAGTCTCGGTTGGACTACGATCTGACATTTCTGTATGGTATTCGGACACGAATTCCCTTGCAGGGAAATGGTCCACGTTGTATGTTTGCTGGTGAGAACAAAGTCATAATTCCAACATATTTCGCAGACGTATTGAATATATTGGATAAAGAAACACTTGAATTAACTTCAATTCCGTTAAATCCGGATAGAACAGAGACGGATGTGCAGAAAGGCGAGCGTTATTTTAATGATGCTGCCAAATGTTTCCAGAACTGGCAGAGTTGTAATGGCTGTCATCCCGGTGATGCGCGTACGGATGGTATGAATTGGGATTTAATGAATGATGGAATTGGAAATTCTAAGAATTGTAAAAGTTTGCTGTTCAGTCATGTGACACCTCCTTGTATGATTTCTGGAATTCGGGAATCTGCCGAATTGGCTGTTCGCGCAGGTTTTCGGTATATTCAGTTTTATGAACCGGAAGAAGATATGTCCTTATGCGTTGATGCGTATTTAAAATCACTGCAGCCTGTTCCAAGTCCATACTTGGTGAATGGAAAATTAAGTGAAAAGGCAGAAGCTGGGCGTAAGGTCTTTGAGAAACTTAAATGCGGAGAGTGCCATAGTGGTCCATATTATACAGATATGAAATATCATGTGATAGGTGAGAATGTTGAATTCGAGAAAGGATGGGATACACCTACTTTACGTGAAGTGTGGCGCACAGCTCCTTATTTGTTCAATGGATCAGCCGCTACTATGGAAGATGTATTCCGTGTATATAAGCATGGTATTGATAAAAAAGTATCAGATAAGGAAATTGAGGAGTTATCAGAGTATGTAAATTCTTTGTAA
- a CDS encoding endoribonuclease L-PSP, giving the protein MNYCQKIHYNIFQADQADFDKLVDRLLDCIPQNEIVLRLVFFGKPLSNAQYLERRLLIRKKVRYRYQHSEPALTYVAQPPLGAALIMEVHSYIPDGSDCIAFRHYEGTPYVMVENDKMKCLYAGGFQEDILMFGIQQQAAGVFARLGDVLRKEGFPISSIVRQWNYIERITDCDGADQRYQMFNNARSEFYKPVDWSNGYPAATGIGADLGGLVVDVDAVVFKQEDCYATPIDNKLQIAAHAYSEKVLEKAGVQKTTPKFERAKRLTTGNNSLIYISGTAAIRGEETLVGVGLERQLRITMENIAELIGDAAIKFLRVYLKDRSYYEEAKFLLETYHLNVPISYMCADVCREELLIEIEGIAMK; this is encoded by the coding sequence ATGAATTATTGTCAGAAGATACATTATAATATATTTCAGGCAGATCAGGCTGATTTTGATAAATTGGTTGATCGTCTGCTAGATTGTATTCCTCAGAATGAAATAGTTCTACGCCTGGTGTTTTTCGGAAAGCCTTTGTCAAATGCTCAGTATTTAGAGCGGAGACTGTTAATCCGAAAGAAAGTCCGTTATCGTTATCAGCATAGTGAACCGGCATTAACGTATGTTGCACAACCACCGTTGGGTGCTGCATTAATTATGGAAGTGCATAGTTATATACCAGATGGGAGTGATTGCATAGCCTTTCGTCATTATGAAGGAACTCCTTATGTTATGGTGGAAAACGATAAGATGAAATGTCTGTATGCTGGCGGTTTCCAGGAAGATATCTTGATGTTTGGTATTCAGCAGCAGGCAGCAGGCGTTTTTGCCCGTTTGGGTGATGTATTACGTAAAGAAGGTTTTCCGATAAGCAGTATTGTTCGGCAATGGAATTATATTGAGCGAATCACAGATTGTGATGGAGCCGATCAGCGCTACCAGATGTTTAATAATGCCCGCAGTGAATTTTATAAACCGGTTGATTGGAGTAACGGATATCCGGCTGCAACTGGTATTGGTGCTGATTTGGGAGGTTTGGTTGTGGATGTCGATGCTGTTGTATTCAAACAAGAAGACTGTTATGCAACGCCGATAGATAATAAACTCCAAATTGCTGCACATGCGTATTCTGAAAAGGTTCTGGAGAAAGCTGGGGTGCAGAAGACAACTCCTAAATTTGAAAGAGCCAAACGGCTTACTACCGGTAATAATAGTTTGATTTATATATCTGGGACAGCGGCTATCCGGGGAGAAGAAACTTTGGTTGGTGTTGGATTGGAACGGCAGTTGCGTATTACCATGGAAAATATAGCCGAATTGATAGGTGATGCAGCAATAAAATTTTTGCGTGTCTATTTAAAAGACCGTTCTTATTATGAAGAAGCGAAGTTTCTTTTGGAAACCTATCATTTGAATGTCCCTATATCATATATGTGTGCTGATGTTTGTCGGGAAGAATTATTAATTGAGATTGAAGGTATCGCGATGAAATAG